The following are encoded in a window of Pongo abelii isolate AG06213 chromosome 16, NHGRI_mPonAbe1-v2.0_pri, whole genome shotgun sequence genomic DNA:
- the LOC129053764 gene encoding uncharacterized protein LOC129053764: MWTQPQTLLGSSVQAGPALRPGAAGAGHCGLGSLPPRFICTPRKENEGLQCPRTHEPPDTRAAHTSSPRATAERGQAQPSAKEKHPTNQGEEGSRPPHGRKLRSERQGRAGPVLRALQTSDQGRLSSPQEGPVHGRSQPHHADCTRDAHEESRPPRTQLSRHRSPSAKARIQIMQTEARLPWTPEPQMPSTKAKWTHVHQIHHKDGLRDSGGSENTPTQAPTAHRPPQQPCSTSAASALVPAPWPGGKDGVSLCHPDWSAFSAHRVGAAGRRPAPVSLHPKAVTSVASSCLCDDPHEGCRVKGTAGFGLIPWGAPGERVWSWGAAQVNMLTSIFRPNEYHILQMIPIITKLVNIISMQF; encoded by the exons ATGTGGACCCAGCCGCAGACCCTTCTGGGCAGCTCTGTCCAGGCCGGCCCTGCCCTCCGACCTGGGGCCGCAGGGGCTGGCCACTGTGGGCTCGGTTCCCTGCCACCGCGATTCATCTGCACCCCAAGGAAAGAGAATGAGGGGTTGCAGTGCCCCAGGACCCACGAGCCCCCGGACACCAGGGCAGCACATACTTCCAGTCCCAGGGCCACAGCAGAGCGGGGCCAGGCCCAGCCCA GTGCAAAAGAGAAACACCCCACAAatcagggagaggagggaagccGCCCACCCCATGGGAGGAAGCTGAGGAGTGAACGCCAGGGACGGGCGGGGCCGGTCCTCAGAGCACTGCAGACATCAGACCAAGGGCGACTGTCATCACCACAAGAAGGCCCCGTCCACGGCAGAAGCCAGCCTCACCACGCTGACTGCACCAGAGACGCCCACGAGGAGAGCCGGCCTCCGAGAACGCAGCTGAGCCGTCACAGGTCGCCATCAGCAAAGGCAAGGATCCAG ATTATGCAAACGGAAGCAAGGCTGCCATGGACTCCAGAGCCTCAGATGCCATCAACAAAAGCAAAGTGGACACATGTGCATCAAATCCATCACAAAGACGGCCTTCGAGACTCTGGGGGAAGTGAGAACACCCCCACCCAGGCCCCCACGGCGCACAGGCCCCCACAGCAACCCTGCTCCACCTCAGCAGCCTCAGCTCTGGTTCCTGCACCCTGGCCCGGGGGCAAAG acggagtctcgctctgccacccagactggagtgccttTTCCGCTCATCGTGTGGGAGCCGCCGGGCGACGTCCCGCCCCGGTTTCCCTCCACCCGAAGGCAGTCACCTCGGTTGCCAGCTCCTGCCTCTGTGATGATCCCCACGAGGGGTGCAGAGTGAAGGGCACAGCGGGGTTTGGCCTAATTCCCTGGGGAGCCCCAGGCGAGAGGGTTTGGTCCTGGGGAGCTGCCCAGGTTAATATGTTAACTTCTATATTTAGACCAAATGAGTATCACATCTTACAGATGATACCAATAATCACAAAACTTGTCAACATTATATCAATGCaattttag